TTTAAAATTCCTATAGTTTATTTAACTGCTTATGCTGATTACAAAACAATTCAAATTGCAAAAGTAACCGGACCTTTTGGTTATATTCTCAAACCATATGAGGAGAAAGAACTTCATACAACCATTGAAATGGCTTTTTACAAACATAAAATGGAAAGAGCGATCGAGGATAGGGAAGAATTTATGCGTCATGTCATCGATACTGATCCCAACATCATATTTGTGAAAGATAATAACTGTAAATATGTAATGGTCAATAGATCGATGGCTGAACTTTACGGAACAACGCCTGAAGCGATGTTAGGAAAAACTGATCTCGAACTTGCAGAATTATCAAAATTAAAAATAAGAGATGCAAATAAATATCGTGAAGAAGATGAACGAGTTTTAATGTCTAAAAAAACTTTATTGGTTCAGGAACATCAATTTGTTAAGAATGATGGTGAAAAAAGATGGTTTCAAACAACCAAAGTTCCCTTATCGCTGAAATTTGTTCCTGATGGTATTTTAGGAGTTTCTGTCGATATTTCTGCAAGAAAAAAAGCTGAAGATGAATTGCTTCTGAGTTATAAAAAACTCCAGAGATTGTTAGAAGAAACAGTTAATGGACTTGTCTCTGCTGTTGAGATTCGGGATCCTTATACAGCCGGTCATCAACGAAGAGTATCAGTTCTGGCAGAGGCAATTGCTCGTGAAATGCGTCTAAAAAAAGATCAGATCGATGGGATCAGGATGGCTGCTCTTGTTCATGATATTGGGAAAATATATGTTCCTGCTGAAATCTTAAGTAAACCCGGTAAACTATCTGAAGCTGAATTTAATCTGATAAAAATACATCCTCAAGCAGGTCATGATATTTTAAGTTCCATAGAATTTCCCTGGCCTGTTGCCAAGATCGTTCTTCAGCACCAGGAAAGGCTTGATGGTTCTTCTTATCCTCA
Above is a window of Candidatus Cloacimonadota bacterium DNA encoding:
- a CDS encoding response regulator, whose protein sequence is MKKRILIVEDERVIAEDIKRSLKHFGYEVLNIVSTGRDAIDKTHELKPDLILMDIILEGKMNGVQAAEQITKTFKIPIVYLTAYADYKTIQIAKVTGPFGYILKPYEEKELHTTIEMAFYKHKMERAIEDREEFMRHVIDTDPNIIFVKDNNCKYVMVNRSMAELYGTTPEAMLGKTDLELAELSKLKIRDANKYREEDERVLMSKKTLLVQEHQFVKNDGEKRWFQTTKVPLSLKFVPDGILGVSVDISARKKAEDELLLSYKKLQRLLEETVNGLVSAVEIRDPYTAGHQRRVSVLAEAIAREMRLKKDQIDGIRMAALVHDIGKIYVPAEILSKPGKLSEAEFNLIKIHPQAGHDILSSIEFPWPVAKIVLQHQERLDGSSYP